The following DNA comes from Chloroflexota bacterium.
CGCCAAAAAATCCCTAGCCCAAAACTTCCTCACCGACCGCCGTATCGTATCCCGCATCATCGCCGCCGCTGACATCGCGCCGGACGACAATGTGCTTGAAATTGGGCCCGGTCGCGGCATACTCACCCGCCCGCTTGCCGACAGAACCGCGAGCCTGACCGCAGTCGAACTAGACGACGACCTTGCCGCCGAGCTGACTACGGAATTCGCCGAGCATTCCCATGTGAACATCGTTCACGCGGACGCCCGACACGTTGATATATCATCCCTGCTGGCGGACGGCGCGCGCTACAAGCTCATCGCCAACCTGCCGTACTACGCAGCGCAGCCGATAATCCGCAGATTTCTCGAAGCCGAGCGGCAGCCCACGATGATGGTCGTGATGGTACAGCGAGAAGTGGCTCGCAATATGACAGCAGCACCCGGCGGCATGACACTGCTGTCAGTCGCGACGCAGCTCTATGGCAAGCCGCGCATTGTCGGCAGTGTGCCTCCGCGCGCATTCCGCCCCGCGCCGAAGGTAACATCCGCCATCGTTCGCATCGACGTATATTCGCGGCTCGCGCTTGACTTGGATAGCGTCGATGCGTTCTTTACACTGGTGCGCGCCGGATTTTCCGCGCCGCGCAAGCAAATTCACAACTGCCTGCAAAACGGACTGACGCAAAACGGGCTGACGATTACACGCGTCGATGCGGAAGATGTGCTGCAACATGCCAACATCGACCCCAAGCGCAGGCCGCAAACGCTGTCTCTTGACGAATGGGGCGACCTTTACGCGGCATGGCGGCTGCGCTATCCTGAATCCGATGCTCACACTCAAGGCATACGCGAAAATTAACCTCACGCTAGAGGCGCTCGGTCGCCGGGAAGACGGCTATCACGAAGTCGCCACCATCATGCAGACCGTTGACCTGCATGATACCGTGCGTCTCGCGCCCGCAGATGACCTGACGCTAACTTGCGACGATCCGGCGTTGGAATCTTCGGACAATCTGGCGTACAAGGCAGCGGCGCTGCTGCGCAAAGAGAGCGGCTATGAAGGCGGCGCAACCATTGGCATTGAGAAGGCGATTCCCGTGTCCGCAGGGCTTGGTGGCGGCAGCAGCGACGCGGCGGCGACCCTGCGCGGGCTGAACGACCTGTGGCAACTTGGCATGGGCATGGCACGGCTCGAAGCGCTTGCGGCGCAGCTTGGCTCGGATGTGCCGTTCCTGTTACAGGGCGGCACGGCTATCGGGCTGGGCAGAGGCGAGCGCATTCGCCGCATTCCACCGCCGGAAGTGCAGTGGCTAGTGGTCGTAACGCCCGATGTGCGGCACACCGGCGGCGCAAGCAGCAAGACTGCCGCGCTGTACGGCATGCTCACGCCCGCGAACTACACTCGTGGCTATTTGACGCGCAAGTTAGAGGCGAGGATTCGCGTGGGCAAGGATATGCCGGCGCAATTCCTGTTCAACGTGTTTGACGATGTGGCATTCGACGCCTATCCCGGCTTGGAGCAGTGCTGGAACACATTCGCAGAACTCGGCGCGCGCGAAATCCACATATCCGGCAGCGGTCCGTCCATCTACGCGCTAATGCCGCGCCGCGAAGTCGGCACTGCCATCCAACTGCTGCTGCGACACAAACACGGCTTGAACGCGCATCTGGTGTCAGCAGTATGGCCGTAGCCCTGTGGTGATACGATTGTATGAGACGATTTGACGCCAATATCACTCTGATGATTCTTCCCCTATTCTTCCCTTCCCTCTTGATGATGGAAGGGAAGAAGGATATAGATTTCGAGACGGTCGGATAAGGCTAGAACATGACAATCGACAGATTCATAGACGGCGCGGTGCTTGGGATGCTTATGGCGTCCGTGTTCATCACCGTGTCAATGTTCAGCCTGTTTTCGGTGCTGAAGAATCGCCGCGATAGGATGATGCCGGTTATGGAAAAGTTCCCGCCGATGACAATGGCAATGGGGATAGTCGCCGTATCATACCCGACTTGGGCAGTCGCCGGCGGTGCGTTGTCGCTGCTGTATCAGGTCATACTGCAGCAGACGCCGGGCAGCGGGCTGGGCAGTCCGAATCTGGCATACACGTTGGTCATCGTGAGCACGGCGGTCTTGCTTGCCGCGCCACTCGTAATTCTGTTCCGCCAGATGCTCGCGGGCGTGCTGACGATAACGCTGCTCTTCGTCGGGCTGTTCGGCTGGTTTCTGCCCTACTTCGCGGCGTGAAGCGGCGGCGCCCTCACCAACACCACCCCGCCGAATTGACCCTAACCTGCATTCAGGACTAGAATCCCTATACCCCTTTATGCGGAGAATGCAACGGAGAACGCGTTGCGGCAACCTTGCACGAGCCATGAATTTGCCTAGGGTCTTCCGATTATTCATGGTCTTTCGGTTATTTATGCCATTTCGAGCGAAGCGAGAAATCTAAACGCGTTGACTACACACAGGCTTGTTTCCACACAGCGATTTTAGACCCTTCACTTCGCCCAGGGTGACAACCGAAAGTCCCTGTGATTTGCCGCGAAAATTACCAAGAATCTGCCATTCATGATAACCTAAACGGCTTTACCTAAATCGTAGCCTTCCCGCAGCGAACAAGAAGGCACAGGGTGAGCATAGGTTAGTTCAGACCAGACATGAAAGGCAGTTACAGGATAGAACATTGACAGTATTTGACCTACATCTACACACTGTTCACGGCAGCAGCGACAGCAACCTTCGTCCCGAACAGCTCATCGAAGAAGCGCAGCGCATAGGGCTTGACGGCATTTGCCTCACCGAGCACTCCGGCGGCTGGGAAAACTACCAACTCATAGACACATTCAAGGATTCCGGTCTTGTGGTAATTGGGGCGGTCGAAGTGTACACGGATGTTGGGCATGTGATCGCAATCGGGATACGCCACTACGTCAGCGGCATGCACACTGCCGAAGGTTTGCGCAAAGTCCTCGATAAGGCGGGTGGCGTGATGATTCCGGCGCATCCGTTCCGCAACTTCTTCAACCGTCCACCGTACAATGTCAACCTGCTGTACAAGAACTACGACGGCGACCTCCCGACAACTGCGGCTGAGGCAGCGAAGCATCCGCTGTTTGAGCTTGCGGACGATATAGAAATAGCCAACGGCAGCAATACTGACAAGGAAAACCTGTTCACGCTGGAAGTGGCGCGCGAGCTCGGTTTCACAGGAACGGGCGGCAGCGACGCGCATTCCACGCAAGGCATTGGCAAGTGCGTAACCATCTTCGACGGCGACATCCGCAACGAAGCCGACCTGATCGAAGCGATAAGGGCGAAGGCATTCACCGCCGGGCAAGGACTACATGTAGGCAATCTCGAACCATTCGGCGAGCGAAGCGTATCGGAAGCCGCTGACTAATCCTGCGAAATGGTCGCTCGTCCTGTTGCCACAGCCTAGGCTGCGTGGACAATTGGGACATTCCCGTGAAGCATATCCTCATGAAAACGGGGAACGGGAATCCAGAATATCAGATGTCGCAGCTTTGTTATATTAACGCCGCTTGCAAGCGCCGGATTCCTGCTCCCGCAAGAATGACGGGACACAATTGTGAATTGTCCACAGAACCTAGTTTTGATGCCGCGACACCGGCACTCTGCCGACTACGATCCGATGGAATGTTTCGACCGCGCTCAAGTCAGAAGTTGAATTACGGAAGCGCCGAAGCGATAGGTAGGTTTGAATCGACGGAGTACTCGCAGTGTGACGCCATTTACGATAGGCTAGACGGGAGCGAGCGGTGCCGCTCCACACTACTTCACACTATAAGAACGCAGGTACAGGAGGCAGCATTATGCAAGTAGTCAACCCTATTGCTAGCCGGTGGCGCAGGGAGGCTTCCGATGACCCGGTTGCCTTTTGGGAGCGCGCGGCGGAGAGCCTGCCGTGGTTCCGCAAGTGGGACGATGTTTTCGACTGGCAGCCGCCTGAGTTTCGGTGGTTCAGCGGCGCGAAGACGAACCTCGCTTACAACTGCATCGACCACCATGTCGAGCGTGGTTGGGGCGGGCATGCCGCCCTTGTCTATGCAAACGAACGCGGCGAGAGGCAGGTTTTCACATACTCGCAGCTCAAGCACGAAGTCGAGCGCATTGCTGCGGCGTTGCGCGGTATGAGCATCGGTAAGGGCGACCGTATCACCATCTACATGCCCATCAGCGCAGAGGCAATTATGCTGATGCTCGCCACCGTGCGCATCGGCGCGATTCACAGCGTCGTATTCGCCGGATTCGGCGCAGGCGCGCTTGGCGACCGCATACAGGCGAGCGGCTCGCGGCTGGTCTTCACCACAGACATTACATATCGCAAAGGGCGCGACATCCCGCTCAAGCACATCGTGGACGCGTCGCTTGAAGTCGGCGGAGAATCGGTTGAGCGCGTGGTCGTGCTTAGGCGCAGCCCCGACACGCCGATGAACCCGGAACGCGACCTCGACTGGAACGATTTCATCGCGCAAGGCGCCGGACACGACGGCAGCCATGAAGAGATGGAATCCAACGAACCTGCGTACATCCTCGCCACATCCGGCACGACCGCCAAGCCGAAACTCGTGGTGCACGCGCACGGCGGCTACCAAGTCGGCATCCACAGCATGGGCAAGTGGTGCTTCGGGCTACGCGACACCGATGTATGGTGGTCAACATCGGACATTGGCTGGGTCGTCGGGCATTCGTACATCGTCTATGCGCCGCTGCTTGCCGGCGCGACGACCATCGCGTTTGAAGGCGCGATAGACCACCCGGACCCGGACGCGATTTGGCAGATAAGCGAAGAGTTCGGCGTAACGGGCATGTTCACATCGCCCACCGCCGTGCGCTTGCTGATGCGCTATGGCGACGAGGGCAAGCCCAAGACCGCGCTGCCCACACTAGAGCGAGTCTTCTGCGCCGGCGAGGTGCTGAACCCGCCCGCTTGGGAATGGCTACAGCGCGAAGCGCTCGAAGACAGGATTCCCGTCATCGACCATTACTGGCAAACCGAGACCGGCGGACCGCTCGTAGGCAACCCTTATGGCTTGTCAATGCTGCCAATCAAGCCCGGTTCGAGCGGCACGCCTATGCCCGGCATCGAAGCCGCCATTATGACGCCGGAAGGCGAACTATGCGAGACCGGCGAGAAGGGCATTCTGGTCATCACTCGGCCGTTCCCCAGCCTGACACCGACGCTTTGGGGCGACGAACAGCGCTATGGCGAAGACTATTGGGGTCGCGTGCCTGACCGGCAGGTCTATTTCACCGGCGACTCGGCGCATATGGACGAAGACGGCTATGTATGGTTTGCGGGACGCGCGGACGAAATCATCAAGATTGCGGCGCATCGCATTGGCACGATAGAAGTCGAGTCTGCGTTCCTGACGCATCCGGCAGTCGCGGAGGCGGGTGTAACCGGACGGCCGGACGAACTGCGCGGCGAGGTCATATCGGCGTTCGTGGTGCTGCGAAACGACTACGCGCCCTCGGACGAGCTGAAAGCAGAGCTGCTGCAAGCGGTACGGCGCGAGCTTGGACCCGTCGCGGTCATCAGCGAGATAAACTTCGTTGACCTGCTGCCCAAAACCCGCAGCGGCAAGATAATGCGCCGAGTGTTCAAGGCGGTTGTGCTAGACCAAGACCCCGGTGACATCACCACCATTGAAGAAGAAGGCTCGGTCGAAGAGGCACGACAAGCGTGGCAAGCGATGGTGGCGAGCATCAGGGGCAACGAATAAAGGAAACCTCTTATCCCTTAGGGGTAATGGGTGAAAGTTGGCTGGCGCAATTCCGCGTCAGCCAAGTAATGCGTCATGATAGGAAAGTTCAAGATGGTAAAGTTCGTAGTGGCTTTATCACTACTCAGTTTTTACACGTATCTCATAAAAAGTTTCACCGAGGAAGAATACCTAATCATCTGCCAGAACTGCCAAACATGGGAACAATACTATGCAGCCTTAGCAATTGAGGCTCGCAACGGAGAGCCTGAGACCATCACAGGTATTGATTCTTTGCTTTTCTTAATGAACTCCAGCATTATATGGATGATTTCAGTCGCTGTATTTTTTGCTATTGCGATGCTGCTGGCAATCCGATTCTGGTTCTGGCGGAAAACCTAGTCTCATTCTTGTCTCAGTTTGCTGCCGTGCATGGCATTGGGTCTTGCACGGCTTTGCTTTCAGGCTTGGGCAAACTGTATATAATTCCCGCCGGACAACTTGCAGCTGCTCTGCACGCACTGCAACAGCACCAAAGGCGACAGGCAACAGGAATACCTTGTTGCGCGGCTAAAGGAATTGGACATCACATCCAAGAAGAATGCCCCGCGCCGGTTGTTTGTGCCGGCGGCTGTGGCTATAATTGGGGCATCAGGCGCCGGGGAAATGACTGATTGGACTGCAAGGGACGGCATGGCGACATATCAGCAGGGCGACGACCACGACAGGATAACCCATGTGGATATGCTGAATCTGCTTCGCGAGGATATGCGCGAAGGGTTCGCCCAGCAGCGTGAAGCGTTCAATGCCAGATTCGATGCCGTTGACACTAAGGTTGATGCCGTTGATGGCAAGGTTGAGCGGCATTTCTCCGATCATACCGCGCAGGCGAACGAAAGTAGGACTGGACGGCGCTGGCTGATCGGAATTGCTATTGGGGTAGGGATCACGGTGTCGGGACTTGTCGGTCAGTATTTGCCAGTGATTATCCGAGCGCTGCAATCCGGCGGGTAGCCCCACCTGGCAGTGGGACGAAAGGCTGGCAGCAATTCGAGTGGTGCATTCGGATGGCTATGACGCAGGCGAACCACTATTCGCATAACAAAGACGAGATTCTGCCGCAGACCGAGGCGCAGCAGTACGATGTCGCCGCGTTTCGCGATGTCAACTACACGGCGTACCGCGCGGAACTGCGCGAACTGCGCCTGCAGCTGCTGATGATGCAGGAATGGGTGATGCAGGAAGGCAAGCGAGTCGCCGTCGTGCTGGAAGGCAGAGACGCAGCGGGCAAGGGCTCGACCGCGTCCGGCATCACGCACTACCTCAACCCCAGGTCCGCGCAGGTCATATCGCAGGGCGTGCCGACGCCAAAGCAGATGCGCAACTGGCTCGGCACA
Coding sequences within:
- a CDS encoding acetate--CoA ligase, whose amino-acid sequence is MQVVNPIASRWRREASDDPVAFWERAAESLPWFRKWDDVFDWQPPEFRWFSGAKTNLAYNCIDHHVERGWGGHAALVYANERGERQVFTYSQLKHEVERIAAALRGMSIGKGDRITIYMPISAEAIMLMLATVRIGAIHSVVFAGFGAGALGDRIQASGSRLVFTTDITYRKGRDIPLKHIVDASLEVGGESVERVVVLRRSPDTPMNPERDLDWNDFIAQGAGHDGSHEEMESNEPAYILATSGTTAKPKLVVHAHGGYQVGIHSMGKWCFGLRDTDVWWSTSDIGWVVGHSYIVYAPLLAGATTIAFEGAIDHPDPDAIWQISEEFGVTGMFTSPTAVRLLMRYGDEGKPKTALPTLERVFCAGEVLNPPAWEWLQREALEDRIPVIDHYWQTETGGPLVGNPYGLSMLPIKPGSSGTPMPGIEAAIMTPEGELCETGEKGILVITRPFPSLTPTLWGDEQRYGEDYWGRVPDRQVYFTGDSAHMDEDGYVWFAGRADEIIKIAAHRIGTIEVESAFLTHPAVAEAGVTGRPDELRGEVISAFVVLRNDYAPSDELKAELLQAVRRELGPVAVISEINFVDLLPKTRSGKIMRRVFKAVVLDQDPGDITTIEEEGSVEEARQAWQAMVASIRGNE
- the ispE gene encoding 4-(cytidine 5'-diphospho)-2-C-methyl-D-erythritol kinase codes for the protein MRKMCCNMPTSTPSAGRKRCLLTNGATFTRHGGCAILNPMLTLKAYAKINLTLEALGRREDGYHEVATIMQTVDLHDTVRLAPADDLTLTCDDPALESSDNLAYKAAALLRKESGYEGGATIGIEKAIPVSAGLGGGSSDAAATLRGLNDLWQLGMGMARLEALAAQLGSDVPFLLQGGTAIGLGRGERIRRIPPPEVQWLVVVTPDVRHTGGASSKTAALYGMLTPANYTRGYLTRKLEARIRVGKDMPAQFLFNVFDDVAFDAYPGLEQCWNTFAELGAREIHISGSGPSIYALMPRREVGTAIQLLLRHKHGLNAHLVSAVWP
- the rsmA gene encoding ribosomal RNA small subunit methyltransferase A, which translates into the protein MLRHAPAKKSLAQNFLTDRRIVSRIIAAADIAPDDNVLEIGPGRGILTRPLADRTASLTAVELDDDLAAELTTEFAEHSHVNIVHADARHVDISSLLADGARYKLIANLPYYAAQPIIRRFLEAERQPTMMVVMVQREVARNMTAAPGGMTLLSVATQLYGKPRIVGSVPPRAFRPAPKVTSAIVRIDVYSRLALDLDSVDAFFTLVRAGFSAPRKQIHNCLQNGLTQNGLTITRVDAEDVLQHANIDPKRRPQTLSLDEWGDLYAAWRLRYPESDAHTQGIREN
- a CDS encoding PHP domain-containing protein, with the protein product MTVFDLHLHTVHGSSDSNLRPEQLIEEAQRIGLDGICLTEHSGGWENYQLIDTFKDSGLVVIGAVEVYTDVGHVIAIGIRHYVSGMHTAEGLRKVLDKAGGVMIPAHPFRNFFNRPPYNVNLLYKNYDGDLPTTAAEAAKHPLFELADDIEIANGSNTDKENLFTLEVARELGFTGTGGSDAHSTQGIGKCVTIFDGDIRNEADLIEAIRAKAFTAGQGLHVGNLEPFGERSVSEAAD